A stretch of the Capsicum annuum cultivar UCD-10X-F1 chromosome 10, UCD10Xv1.1, whole genome shotgun sequence genome encodes the following:
- the LOC107843852 gene encoding calcium-binding protein CBP — protein sequence MSGYPHNNVPGYGYGQPPPPSSQPYSSAPYGAPPPSSQPHSSAPYGAPPPSSQPHSSAPYGAPTPSSQPHSAPYGGPPPPSSSSPYGVPPPQTYSPYGAVPSPYGDPHKPPKENKPQSYGGGGAGYAAPPPSAPYAPSPPYGASSSPFASLVPSAFPPGTDPNVIACFQLADQDGSGLIDDKELQKALSSYNQSFSLRTVHLLMYLFTNTNTRKIGPKEFTSVFYSLQEWRGIFERFDRDRSGKIDSSELRDALHSLGYAVSHSILDLLVSKFDKTGGKNKAIEYDNFIECCLTVKGLTEKFKEKDTSYSGSATFSYESFMLTVLPFLIA from the exons ATGTCCGGTTACCCGCACAACAACGTTCCCGGTTACGGTTACGGCCAGCCGCCGCCGCCGTCTTCTCAGCCGTACTCCTCCGCCCCTTACGGAGCTCCTCCACCGTCATCTCAGCCTCACTCCTCCGCTCCCTACGGTGCTCCACCGCCGTCATCTCAACCGCACTCCTCCGCTCCCTACGGCGCTCCGACGCCGTCATCTCAACCGCACTCCGCTCCATACGGCGGTCCTCCACCGCCTTCTTCATCATCACCATACGGTGTTCCACCGCCGCAAACTTACTCACCATACGGCGCCGTTCCGTCTCCTTACGGCGATCCACATAAGCCTCCGAAGGAAAACAAACCGCAGTCTTACGGTGGCGGAGGTGCTGGTTACGCTGCCCCGCCGCCTTCAGCACCGTACGCGCCGTCACCTCCTTATGGTGCGAGTAGTAGTCCGTTTGCGTCGCTAGTGCCTTCGGCTTTTCCACCGGGCACGGATCCCAATGTAATAGCGTGCTTTCAGCTAGCGGATCAGGATGGGAGTGGGTTAATTGATGATAAGGAGCTGCAGAAGGCGCTTTCTTCGTATAATCAGAGCTTTAGCTTGAGGACTGTCCATCTCCTTATGTATCTCttcaccaataccaacactagaAAAATTG GTCCCAAAGAGTTCACATCTGTCTTTTACAGTCTTCAAGAATGGAGG GGAATTTTCGAGAGGTTTGACAGGGATAGGAGTGGAAAAATTGATTCATCTGAATTGAGGGACGCCTTACATAGCCTGGGATATGCTGTATCACATTCTATCCTGGACTTGCTGGTTTCTAAGTTTGACAAAACCGGTGGAAAGAATAAGGCCATTGAATATGATAACTTCATCGA GTGCTGTCTCACTGTTAAA GGGCTAACTGAGAAATTCAAGGAGAAGGATACTTCATATTCAGGCTCGGCTACATTCAGCTACGAGTCCTTCATGCTGACCGTTTTGCCTTTCCTGATCGCATAA